Proteins co-encoded in one Cercospora beticola chromosome 7, complete sequence genomic window:
- a CDS encoding uncharacterized protein (antiSMASH:Cluster_7) produces MNSPLLSRNDVLMLSQTACRIGRAFAHGKDSNPVEFAQVERELNCLGGTLKLVAGALREEDSVLSHADDETRGAINEILQSVRKTLAALERFVDRYQVIQKKDTGHGFVVERTWSRIVLENYKTFKWTIQGCDIQALQEVLLMYTTCLELILQALQSRAPGRLAATVVSIAQHIAPIHEKGGGSESLRKALDNLHQVIVALTSRTESLKPHGTWTRPASIREDEVAYTPSLSDISLSEEKKYDDISSRISNDSQHRLHQRRSLHQTFMHAGSTLNFTSDGNLTAADALQQAITGSQTSGSSTSLKPQHSASESKDLCASPQDSAYEGESSFRTSWRRDSATLPALFRALEEDSRATAGSTRSLSTEEGEPPPLPVKSKRRSMPPPLPIRRSAQRVEPDLLPLSAMENTKDTIYAAAKASSVSTEPRRAHNGADGNSPSSKSATKTAYQQTIHIEASGINERQTFERQLFRNSAILCDVRGRLIEYAQHNPEIADMRYNVEMKPACKECRILVIRRRENREYGGTKVATSVWCLSDDDETRIQQKLSETQETVPYCSYFEPEKVSLAGNTEEGGQVSLKFHAKEWGAMLEAEKSTNWVNYYFAIEVDAVMFQSAVFGRKLLGSFRTTKTTVIHEGLKGAFAFEEQFANIEMLRLWEEDGVETPGAAGGVMALMHISSNFGEGWARWWINNIRQHVRIKEDGSKFVKVKGIDVTVARPGATARQAERAKIASMGGVVNAKAAEKDAILKKVGGIKIEFKTEEERNKFVEAAKEAQTRSLPLPEL; encoded by the coding sequence ATGAACTCTCCACTGCTGTCGCGGAATGatgtgctgatgctgtccCAGACGGCATGCCGAATTGGCAGGGCCTTTGCGCATGGCAAAGACAGTAATCCGGTTGAGTTTGCCCAGGTGGAGAGAGAGTTGAACTGCCTTGGCGGAACTCTGAAGCTAGTTGCTGGAGCGCTGCGCGAAGAGGACAGTGTCTTATCTCACGCTGATGATGAAACAAGAGGCGCGATCAACGAGATCCTTCAGTCTGTTCGGAAGACCCTCGCAGCCCTGGAACGCTTTGTAGACCGATATCAAGTGATCCAGAAGAAGGATACTGGCCATGGATTTGTCGTGGAACGGACCTGGAGTCGGATTGTGCTTGAGAACTACAAGACTTTCAAATGGACCATTCAAGGCTGCGACATACAGGCGCTGCAGGAAGTCCTCCTGATGTACACGACTTGTCTGGAATTGATTCTGCAGGCACTCCAGTCGCGGGCGCCGGGAAGACTTGCGGCAACTGTTGTCTCGATAGCGCAGCACATTGCGCCGATCCATGAGAAAGGCGGTGGAAGTGAAAGCCTCAGAAAGGCCCTCGACAATTTGCATCAAGTCATTGTGGCACTCACAAGCCGCACTGAGTCGCTCAAGCCGCACGGAACCTGGACACGGCCGGCATCCATCCGAGAAGACGAGGTTGCATACACTCCATCATTATCAGACATATCGCTTAGTGAAGAAAAGAAGTACGACGACATAAGCTCTCGCATCTCGAATGACAGTCAGCATCGACTTCATCAGAGGCGCAGCCTACATCAAACGTTCATGCACGCTGGCTCAACGTTGAACTTCACTTCAGATGGCAACCTCACAGCAGCCGACGCGCTTCAGCAAGCCATTACCGGATCACAAACATCCGGCTCGAGTACCTCACTTAAGCCACAACACAGCGCGTCAGAGAGCAAAGACTTATGCGCATCGCCACAAGATAGCGCGTACGAGGGAGAATCTTCGTTCAGAACCTCGTGGCGCAGAGACTCCGCAACGTTACCAGCCTTGTTTCGTGCATTGGAAGAAGACTCTCGAGCGACCGCAGGCAGCACGCGAAGTCTGAGtacagaagaaggcgagccGCCACCCTTGCCGGTGAAGAGTAAGAGAAGGTCAATGCCACCACCTTTGCCTATCAGAAGATCAGCACAGCGTGTGGAGCCCGATTTGCTTCCGCTGTCCGCAATGGAAAACACCAAAGATACAATCTATGCTGCCGCCAAAGCATCCAGCGTCTCGACAGAACCGCGAAGGGCACACAACGGCGCTGATGGAAACTCACCGAGTAGCAAATCAGCAACCAAGACCGCGTACCAGCAGACCATCCACATCGAAGCGAGCGGCATCAATGAACGTCAAACATTCGAAAGACAGCTCTTCCGCAACTCCGCCATCCTATGCGACGTCCGCGGCCGACTCATCGAATACGCGCAACATAACCCAGAAATCGCTGACATGCGCTACAACGTCGAAATGAAACCCGCCTGCAAGGAATGTCGGATCCTTGTCATTCGCAGGCGAGAGAACCGAGAATACGGAGGTACCAAAGTCGCTACATCAGTATGGTGTCtttccgacgacgacgagactCGAATCCAGCAGAAATTGTCCGAGACTCAAGAAACAGTACCCTACTGCTCATACTTCGAACCCGAGAAGGTTTCTCTGGCAGGAAAcacagaagaaggcggaCAGGTTTCACTGAAGTTCCATGCGAAGGAATGGGGCGCAATGCTCGAAGCAGAAAAATCAACTAATTGGGTAAACTATTATTTCGCCATTGAGGTCGATGCTGTGATGTTCCAATCTGCTGTTTTCGGACGCAAGCTGTTGGGATCCTTCCGAACCACAAAAACGACTGTCATCCACGAAGGATTGAAAGGTGCCTTCGCGTTCGAAGAACAGTTCGCCAACATCGAAATGCTGAGGTTgtgggaagaagatggaGTGGAGACGCCAGGTGCTGCTGGAGGTGTCATGGCTTTGATGCACATTTCATCGAACTTCGGAGAAGGATGGGCGAGGTGGTGGATCAACAACATTCGGCAACACGTGAGGATCAAAGAGGATGGGAGTAAGTTCGTGAAGGTGAAAGGAATTGATGTTACAGTCGCGAGACCTGGTGCTACTGCACGGCAAGCGGAGAGAGCAAAGATTGCGAGCATGGGAGGAGTGGTAAATGCGAaggcggcggagaaggaCGCAATTCTGAAGAAAGTCGGTGGAATCAAGATCGAGTTCAAgaccgaagaggagaggaatAAGTTCGTCGAAGCTGCCAAGGAGGCGCAGACAAGATCGTTGCCGTTGCCGGAGTTGTAG